The following are from one region of the Actinopolyspora halophila DSM 43834 genome:
- a CDS encoding DUF3592 domain-containing protein, whose translation MAVETHTRGADGPTDGPDSSDGEPNPPRGRRRFGRRAPGLVLALGGLLTALAAALLLACHIDDRTIEESRGTAVAEVVENSYFRTVVRFNTEDGRVYVPPGGVLYPADLKEGQLVRVEFDTRNPDLVRVQDRNMSVALLPVGSATAVVWAVLLPTYWLLRRRLSAPPRSNETRS comes from the coding sequence GTGGCTGTTGAAACGCACACCCGAGGGGCGGACGGTCCCACCGACGGGCCGGACTCCTCGGACGGCGAGCCGAATCCCCCGCGAGGACGGCGGAGGTTCGGGCGCCGCGCGCCGGGGCTGGTGCTGGCGCTGGGTGGGCTCCTCACCGCGCTCGCGGCCGCGCTGCTGCTGGCCTGCCACATAGACGACCGCACCATCGAGGAGTCCCGCGGCACCGCAGTGGCGGAAGTGGTGGAGAACTCCTACTTCCGCACCGTCGTGCGGTTCAACACCGAGGACGGCAGGGTCTACGTCCCGCCGGGCGGGGTCCTCTACCCGGCCGACCTCAAGGAGGGGCAACTCGTCCGGGTCGAGTTCGACACGCGCAATCCCGATCTCGTCCGCGTGCAGGACAGGAACATGAGCGTGGCGCTGCTTCCCGTGGGCAGCGCGACGGCCGTGGTCTGGGCCGTGCTGTTGCCCACCTACTGGCTGCTGCGCAGGAGGCTGTCCGCGCCTCCCCGGAGTAACGAGACGCGGAGCTGA
- the menE gene encoding o-succinylbenzoate--CoA ligase — protein MSSTRRLRPLKVPDGARAPEILPELRRALDGDGPALLPIPEEDPAARETARALGADEPLDPEEDSPRDPTALVIATSGSTGQPKGVLLSSAALRASARATHRHLGGPGQWLLAMPAHHIAGIQVLIRSLLADRPAPAVDSTAGFRPEVFADTAEEVLSVPDRHYTALVPTQLGRLLAPESDPRGLRALRAFDAVLVGGSAIAPSLLDSARQAGVNVVTTYGMSETAGGCVYDGKPLPGVEVHVEAPSPGAISLSGPTLARGYRRSGGGTAFADGWFRTGDLGEWRDGQLDVLGRADDLIVTGGVNVAPAVVERALSEHPLVREVCVLGGPDPEWGQAVLAAVVPAGEAPPPEELRAAVRERAGAVCVPKRFAVLDELPRRGPGKPDRTALLGMFACHGENESSTGLPTGSDDPMREDDPHGLSR, from the coding sequence ATGAGCAGCACGCGGAGACTTCGCCCCCTGAAGGTCCCCGACGGGGCCCGTGCCCCGGAGATCCTGCCCGAACTGCGCCGGGCGCTGGACGGCGACGGCCCGGCCCTGCTTCCGATTCCGGAAGAGGACCCCGCCGCCCGCGAAACCGCCAGGGCGCTCGGAGCGGACGAGCCGCTGGATCCGGAGGAGGACTCCCCGCGGGATCCGACAGCGCTCGTGATCGCGACCTCCGGTTCCACCGGGCAGCCCAAGGGAGTGTTGCTGTCCTCGGCGGCACTGCGCGCCTCCGCGCGAGCCACCCACCGGCATCTGGGCGGACCGGGGCAATGGCTGCTGGCCATGCCCGCACATCACATCGCGGGCATCCAGGTCCTGATCCGCTCGCTGCTGGCGGACCGTCCCGCCCCAGCCGTCGACTCGACGGCGGGCTTTCGCCCCGAGGTCTTCGCCGACACGGCCGAGGAAGTGCTGTCCGTCCCGGACAGGCACTACACGGCGCTGGTGCCCACCCAGCTCGGCAGGCTGCTCGCCCCCGAGAGCGATCCGCGCGGGCTGCGGGCGCTGCGCGCTTTCGACGCGGTGCTGGTCGGCGGCTCGGCCATCGCGCCGAGCCTGCTGGACAGCGCGCGGCAAGCGGGCGTGAACGTGGTCACCACATACGGGATGAGCGAGACCGCGGGTGGATGCGTCTACGACGGGAAGCCCCTGCCCGGCGTCGAGGTGCACGTCGAAGCCCCCTCACCCGGCGCGATCAGCCTCTCCGGGCCGACCCTGGCGCGCGGCTACCGCCGTTCCGGAGGCGGCACGGCCTTCGCCGACGGCTGGTTCCGCACCGGCGACCTGGGCGAGTGGCGGGACGGGCAGCTCGACGTCCTCGGCAGAGCGGACGACTTGATCGTCACCGGCGGAGTCAACGTGGCCCCGGCCGTGGTCGAACGTGCGCTGAGCGAGCACCCGCTGGTCCGGGAGGTCTGCGTGCTGGGCGGTCCGGACCCGGAGTGGGGACAGGCCGTACTGGCCGCCGTGGTCCCCGCGGGGGAAGCGCCCCCGCCCGAGGAGCTGCGTGCGGCCGTGCGCGAGCGGGCAGGTGCCGTGTGCGTTCCCAAGCGGTTCGCCGTGCTGGACGAACTTCCCCGCCGTGGCCCGGGCAAACCGGACAGGACGGCGCTGCTCGGGATGTTCGCCTGCCACGGGGAGAACGAGTCCTCGACGGGGCTGCCCACCGGGTCGGACGATCCGATGCGCGAGGATGACCCCCATGGCCTCAGTCGCTGA
- a CDS encoding PqqD family protein, which produces MTSLCGGSVVVVGAEFGRFRSSRMGLLLRDESTARLTDTGTRVLRDLAGGEPPERVVGKLVTAYRVDPGVARRDVAAVAERLRLARYLPEG; this is translated from the coding sequence GTGACTAGTCTCTGCGGTGGATCCGTGGTCGTGGTGGGCGCCGAGTTCGGGAGGTTCCGGAGTTCTCGTATGGGACTGCTGCTGCGTGACGAGTCCACCGCCCGGCTGACCGACACCGGCACGCGGGTGTTGCGGGACCTGGCCGGGGGAGAGCCTCCCGAGCGGGTGGTGGGCAAGCTGGTCACCGCCTACCGGGTCGATCCGGGCGTCGCCCGGCGGGACGTTGCCGCGGTGGCCGAGCGACTGCGACTGGCCCGGTACCTGCCGGAAGGTTGA
- a CDS encoding isochorismate synthase, with the protein MEYFQRNLTVRTRVIPSGQELPDLLESLPEGVSPDTDPVCWLRNGSGLVGWGEAARIEAHGGERFVEADERWRGLVAEMDVDDEVGLPGTGPVAFTSIAFADEPGSSVLIVPEVVVGQRAGVRWITTIGGGEREVRGAPPAAAPGTVRYSDGDFPATRYGEAVAEAVRRMRNSESLDKVVLAHDLLATTSEPLRGRYLLDNLARRYPDCWTFAVDGLVGATPELLLRRAGDEVNSRVLAGTAWPRDGRPQHQLVTELIDSAKNQGEHTHAVRSLARELEPFCKELEVPSTPEVLRLRNVLHLASDVSGRLDPALVENGEAGLLRLTRAVHPTAAVGGTPTTRAIELIDELEEMDRGRYSGPVGWQDAEGNGEFGIALRCARITDEGSGSRARLFAGCGVVAESDPDTEVAEAEAKMLPVREALEGVR; encoded by the coding sequence GTGGAGTATTTCCAGCGCAACCTCACTGTCCGCACACGCGTGATTCCGTCCGGGCAGGAACTCCCCGACCTCCTGGAGTCGCTGCCCGAGGGCGTCTCCCCGGACACGGATCCCGTCTGCTGGCTCCGGAACGGCTCCGGACTCGTCGGCTGGGGCGAAGCGGCACGCATCGAGGCGCACGGCGGCGAACGGTTCGTCGAGGCCGACGAGCGATGGCGCGGGTTGGTCGCGGAGATGGACGTCGACGACGAGGTGGGACTGCCCGGAACCGGGCCGGTGGCCTTCACGAGCATCGCCTTCGCCGACGAACCCGGCTCGTCGGTGCTGATCGTGCCCGAGGTCGTCGTCGGTCAGCGCGCCGGGGTCCGCTGGATCACCACCATCGGTGGAGGGGAACGCGAGGTGCGCGGGGCTCCACCCGCAGCCGCCCCCGGAACCGTCCGCTACTCCGACGGGGATTTCCCGGCCACCCGTTACGGGGAGGCGGTGGCCGAGGCGGTGCGCCGGATGCGGAACTCGGAATCGCTCGACAAGGTGGTGCTGGCCCACGACCTGCTCGCCACGACCTCCGAACCGCTGCGCGGCAGATACCTGCTCGACAACCTCGCCCGCCGCTACCCGGACTGCTGGACCTTCGCCGTGGACGGTCTGGTCGGTGCCACACCGGAGCTGCTGCTTCGGCGCGCCGGGGACGAGGTCAACTCGCGCGTGCTGGCCGGAACGGCCTGGCCGCGCGACGGGCGGCCCCAGCACCAGCTCGTCACCGAGCTGATCGACTCGGCCAAGAACCAGGGCGAGCACACGCACGCCGTGCGTTCGCTGGCTCGGGAACTCGAGCCCTTCTGCAAGGAGCTGGAGGTCCCCTCGACTCCCGAGGTGTTGCGGTTACGCAACGTGCTCCACCTCGCCTCGGACGTCTCGGGCAGACTCGATCCGGCGCTGGTGGAGAACGGGGAGGCCGGTCTGCTGCGGCTGACCCGCGCGGTGCACCCCACCGCCGCGGTCGGCGGGACCCCCACGACACGGGCCATCGAGCTGATCGACGAGCTGGAGGAGATGGACCGGGGGCGCTACAGCGGGCCGGTGGGCTGGCAGGACGCCGAGGGCAACGGGGAGTTCGGCATAGCCCTGCGGTGCGCCCGCATCACCGACGAGGGAAGCGGTTCCCGAGCACGCCTGTTCGCGGGATGCGGGGTCGTCGCGGAATCGGACCCGGACACCGAGGTGGCCGAGGCCGAGGCGAAGATGCTGCCGGTGCGGGAGGCGCTGGAAGGGGTCCGCTGA
- the menD gene encoding 2-succinyl-5-enolpyruvyl-6-hydroxy-3-cyclohexene-1-carboxylic-acid synthase: MNPATAQAEVMVDELVRDGVRHVVLSPGSRNAAFAFALQQAEVAGRVRLHVRVDERSAGYLALGLAAAGSPVAVVCTSGTAAANLHPVVSEARHSGVPLIVLTSDRPPELRAAGANQSIDQNRLYTSAVRSFDEIAVAENRPGQNAYWRSQVCRAVHTASGGARQCAPVHLNVPFREPLVPEEDGGAEWCESLEGRADGGPWTGFGAAAEVSPVAEVRSARGLVILADQDMAGRATTWAEVLGWPLVSETGGVTAGDNTLSTGTWLLALPEFVRQHRPEQVVCVGRPTVFRQVQRLLADSGVEVILVHSDPDGWPAPAHDVSAVVGRLDTTAVTPDPEWLDSWRAADHEARTELNAALEREEVDSGPVVARWLVEALPADSLLVLGSSNPARDVALCGARRPDVRVHRNRGAAGIDGLVSTAVGVALESAGPNYALLGDLGFLHDSNGLLLGPHERRPDLTIVVYNDDGGGIFSLLEQGRSARSATFERVFGTPHGTDLAALCAAHHVPHELVTGREELASALRYRRGLRVVEVRAPRAGLRGVHERLLEAVSAAVVG; the protein is encoded by the coding sequence TTGAATCCCGCGACGGCGCAGGCCGAGGTCATGGTCGACGAACTCGTACGCGACGGCGTGCGTCACGTGGTGCTGTCGCCGGGTTCCCGCAACGCGGCGTTCGCCTTCGCGCTGCAGCAGGCCGAGGTCGCCGGGCGGGTCCGGCTGCACGTGCGCGTCGACGAGCGCAGCGCGGGTTATCTGGCACTGGGGCTCGCGGCGGCCGGATCTCCCGTGGCGGTGGTGTGCACTTCCGGCACGGCGGCGGCGAACCTGCACCCCGTGGTCAGCGAGGCCCGTCACTCCGGGGTGCCGTTGATCGTGCTCACCTCCGATCGTCCTCCGGAGCTGCGCGCGGCCGGGGCCAACCAGTCGATCGACCAGAACCGGCTCTACACCTCGGCGGTGCGGTCGTTCGACGAGATCGCCGTGGCCGAGAACCGGCCCGGGCAGAACGCGTACTGGCGCAGTCAGGTCTGCCGCGCGGTGCACACCGCCTCGGGTGGGGCTCGCCAGTGCGCGCCGGTGCACCTCAACGTCCCGTTCCGGGAGCCCCTGGTTCCGGAGGAGGACGGTGGTGCGGAGTGGTGCGAGTCGCTGGAGGGGCGTGCCGACGGCGGACCCTGGACCGGTTTCGGCGCGGCGGCCGAGGTCTCCCCGGTGGCCGAGGTGCGTTCCGCGCGTGGCCTGGTGATCCTCGCCGATCAGGACATGGCCGGGCGGGCCACCACGTGGGCGGAGGTGCTCGGCTGGCCGCTGGTGTCCGAGACGGGCGGGGTGACGGCAGGGGACAACACGCTGTCGACCGGAACGTGGTTGCTCGCGCTGCCGGAGTTCGTGCGGCAGCATCGTCCGGAGCAGGTGGTCTGCGTCGGACGCCCGACCGTGTTCCGCCAGGTTCAGCGGTTGCTCGCCGACAGCGGGGTCGAGGTGATCCTGGTGCACTCCGACCCGGACGGCTGGCCCGCGCCCGCGCACGACGTCTCGGCGGTGGTGGGCAGGTTGGACACCACGGCCGTGACTCCCGACCCGGAGTGGCTGGACTCCTGGCGCGCCGCGGACCACGAGGCGCGCACGGAGTTGAACGCGGCGTTGGAGCGGGAGGAAGTGGACAGCGGACCGGTCGTGGCCAGGTGGCTGGTCGAGGCGCTTCCCGCGGACTCGCTGCTGGTGCTGGGATCGTCCAATCCGGCCCGGGACGTCGCGTTGTGCGGGGCGCGCAGGCCTGATGTCCGAGTGCACCGCAACCGCGGTGCGGCCGGTATCGACGGTCTGGTTTCCACTGCGGTGGGGGTGGCGCTGGAGAGCGCGGGGCCGAACTACGCGCTGCTGGGGGACCTCGGTTTCCTGCACGACTCCAACGGTCTGCTGCTCGGTCCGCACGAGCGGCGCCCCGATCTGACGATCGTGGTGTACAACGACGACGGCGGCGGGATCTTCAGCCTGCTCGAGCAGGGCCGTTCCGCGCGTTCCGCGACTTTCGAGCGCGTTTTCGGCACGCCGCACGGAACGGATCTGGCAGCGCTGTGCGCGGCGCACCACGTTCCCCACGAGCTGGTGACCGGTCGGGAGGAGCTGGCCTCCGCCCTGCGGTACCGGCGGGGGCTGCGGGTGGTGGAGGTCCGTGCGCCGCGAGCGGGGTTGCGCGGGGTCCACGAGCGACTGCTCGAGGCGGTTTCGGCCGCCGTGGTCGGTTGA
- a CDS encoding M1 family aminopeptidase, with protein sequence MAVFATPALAGSASPGASGVGDPYYPEAGNGGYDVSHYDIKLRYQPENDQLRGTTTIVAEPTEDLSTFNLDFALDIRSVRVNGEPAEVTRENATEVRVEPKEALREGSLATFVVEYADKPSEVEVGGRTPWKHTGTGAVAVGQPQIAEWWYPSSDHPSDKASFDISVAVPNGTEVLSNGKMTGRSRMGDWTRWNWRMPSRSATYLAFLAIGQYEVSGKTGAFEQPMVTAYADGLGDLKGPAKASVERTPEVLDFLAGFFGEYPFESQGGVVPAEGLGFALETQTRPVYSPGFFRIGSNTSVVTHELAHQWFGDSVAVQDWPQIWLNEGFASYSEWLWSEHQGNGTAQELFDHYYSAHPAGDEFWQVEPGDPGKEDLFHGAVYDRGAMTLHALRNRIGDQAMLRTVRSWYEQNRGGNATVDEFIALTERISGQQLDGFFDEWLFSSGKPQVGETTGVPNTAATARSAPPKAVQQLDHTHRMLARGHDAG encoded by the coding sequence ATGGCGGTTTTCGCCACCCCTGCCCTGGCCGGGAGCGCGAGTCCCGGGGCGTCGGGTGTCGGTGACCCGTACTACCCGGAGGCTGGCAACGGCGGCTACGACGTGTCGCACTACGACATCAAGCTGCGCTACCAGCCGGAGAACGACCAGCTGCGGGGAACCACGACCATCGTGGCCGAACCGACCGAGGACCTCAGCACCTTCAACCTGGACTTCGCGCTCGACATCCGGTCGGTGCGGGTCAACGGCGAGCCCGCCGAGGTCACCCGCGAGAACGCGACCGAGGTGAGGGTCGAGCCGAAGGAGGCCCTGCGCGAGGGAAGTCTGGCCACCTTCGTGGTCGAGTACGCGGACAAGCCGTCCGAGGTGGAGGTCGGCGGTCGGACTCCCTGGAAGCACACCGGAACGGGTGCGGTGGCGGTGGGTCAGCCGCAGATCGCCGAGTGGTGGTACCCCAGCAGTGATCATCCCAGCGACAAGGCGAGCTTCGACATCTCGGTGGCGGTGCCGAACGGCACGGAGGTGCTGTCCAACGGCAAGATGACCGGGCGGTCCAGGATGGGGGACTGGACCAGGTGGAACTGGCGGATGCCCAGCCGCTCCGCCACCTACCTGGCCTTCCTGGCCATCGGGCAGTACGAGGTCAGCGGCAAGACCGGTGCCTTCGAGCAGCCGATGGTGACTGCCTACGCCGACGGTCTGGGAGACCTGAAGGGGCCTGCCAAGGCCAGTGTGGAACGCACCCCCGAGGTGTTGGACTTCCTCGCGGGGTTCTTCGGTGAGTACCCGTTCGAGTCCCAGGGTGGTGTGGTTCCGGCCGAGGGGCTCGGATTCGCGCTGGAGACGCAGACCCGTCCCGTCTACAGCCCGGGCTTCTTCAGGATCGGATCGAACACTTCGGTGGTCACCCACGAGCTCGCCCACCAGTGGTTCGGGGACTCGGTGGCCGTGCAGGACTGGCCGCAGATCTGGCTCAACGAGGGCTTCGCCAGCTACTCCGAGTGGCTGTGGTCCGAGCACCAGGGCAACGGAACCGCCCAGGAGCTGTTCGACCACTACTACTCCGCCCATCCGGCCGGTGACGAGTTCTGGCAGGTCGAGCCGGGCGATCCTGGCAAGGAGGACCTGTTCCACGGCGCCGTCTACGATCGGGGTGCCATGACGCTGCACGCGCTGCGCAACCGGATCGGTGATCAGGCCATGCTGCGCACGGTGCGGAGCTGGTACGAGCAGAACCGGGGCGGCAACGCGACGGTGGACGAGTTCATCGCGCTGACCGAGCGGATCTCGGGGCAGCAGCTCGACGGGTTCTTCGACGAGTGGTTGTTCAGCTCGGGCAAGCCGCAGGTGGGCGAGACGACCGGGGTGCCGAACACGGCCGCGACCGCCCGGTCCGCCCCGCCGAAGGCGGTGCAGCAGCTGGACCACACGCACCGGATGCTGGCCCGCGGGCACGACGCGGGCTGA
- a CDS encoding demethylmenaquinone methyltransferase — MSRADLDRDPRAVAAMFDDVARRYDLANTVLSLGLDRYWREVTRRALSPTSGERILDLAAGTGVSTAEFARSGAKCVAADFSFGMLSAGYGRGLPMVAADALSLPFADETFDGVAMLFGLRNLADTAAGLREMARVVRPGGRLVICEFSTPTRQALRAVYRNLALRAVPPVARAVSSNPDAYVYLAESILAWPDQPKLAAEIGRAGWSEVAWRDLTGGIVAVHRAVKPHDS; from the coding sequence GTGTCTCGTGCCGACCTGGACAGGGATCCGCGTGCCGTGGCCGCGATGTTCGACGACGTCGCCCGCCGCTACGACCTCGCCAACACGGTGCTCTCGCTCGGGCTGGACCGGTACTGGAGGGAAGTCACCCGGCGCGCGCTGTCCCCCACGAGCGGGGAGCGCATCCTGGACCTGGCCGCGGGAACCGGTGTGTCCACCGCCGAGTTCGCCCGTTCGGGGGCGAAGTGCGTGGCCGCCGATTTCTCCTTCGGGATGCTCTCGGCGGGTTACGGCAGGGGGCTGCCCATGGTCGCAGCCGACGCGCTGAGCCTGCCCTTCGCCGACGAGACCTTCGACGGGGTGGCGATGCTGTTCGGCCTGCGCAACCTGGCGGACACCGCGGCGGGCCTGCGGGAGATGGCTCGGGTGGTCCGCCCGGGTGGCAGACTGGTGATCTGCGAGTTCTCCACCCCCACCCGGCAGGCGTTGCGTGCCGTTTACCGCAACCTCGCCCTGCGCGCGGTGCCGCCGGTGGCCCGTGCCGTCTCGAGCAACCCGGACGCCTACGTGTATCTGGCCGAGTCGATCCTGGCCTGGCCGGACCAGCCGAAGTTGGCCGCCGAGATCGGCCGTGCCGGCTGGTCGGAGGTGGCCTGGCGTGACCTGACCGGGGGGATCGTCGCCGTGCACCGGGCCGTCAAACCTCATGACTCATAA
- a CDS encoding HAD-IA family hydrolase, whose protein sequence is MDLAVLDMAGTTVAENGVVEKSFRAALERVGATLPADLEQRFRELRGGSKPDMFRAVLDGDRELAARAHAAFEEALAEYVSAGTVTALPHATETIRRLRALDIRVALVTGFEATTRDLLIESLSWTGLADLVLCSSDVDRGRPHPDLVLTAALKLSASAMREVMVVGDTVNDLLAGTNSGAGLVAGVLSGAHGVAELGRAPHTHILPTIGELPAVLDGTA, encoded by the coding sequence GTGGATCTTGCGGTACTCGACATGGCGGGGACCACGGTCGCCGAGAACGGCGTGGTCGAGAAATCGTTCCGGGCCGCGTTGGAACGGGTCGGGGCGACGTTGCCCGCCGACCTCGAGCAGCGGTTCCGCGAACTGCGCGGTGGATCCAAGCCGGACATGTTCCGCGCGGTCCTCGACGGGGACCGGGAACTGGCGGCCCGCGCGCACGCGGCGTTCGAGGAGGCACTGGCCGAATACGTGTCCGCCGGGACGGTGACCGCGCTGCCCCACGCGACCGAGACCATTCGACGCCTGCGGGCACTCGACATCAGGGTGGCGCTGGTGACCGGCTTCGAGGCCACCACGCGCGATCTGCTCATCGAGTCGCTGAGCTGGACGGGCCTGGCCGACCTCGTGCTCTGCTCCTCGGACGTCGACCGCGGGCGCCCGCATCCGGACCTGGTTCTGACAGCGGCCCTGAAGCTGTCGGCGTCGGCGATGCGCGAGGTGATGGTGGTGGGCGACACGGTCAACGATCTGCTGGCGGGCACCAATTCCGGTGCGGGCTTGGTGGCGGGCGTGCTGTCCGGTGCGCACGGCGTCGCGGAACTGGGCAGAGCTCCGCACACGCACATACTGCCGACGATCGGCGAGCTGCCCGCCGTGCTCGACGGCACCGCGTGA
- the paaC gene encoding 1,2-phenylacetyl-CoA epoxidase subunit PaaC: MRTHRWQHTSAIVSVAQRHGIEVVMNSSGFGGETEQFPRQQERIPDARPSPGWEVRPAANNPLAGVDRGVPTDVSVADLSAYCLMLGDDALVLSWRLAQWCHRGPDLEEDQEQVRILLELLGHARELLGRAAAVEGGARDENALARSRGSEQFRNVRLTELDCGPGAGGDFAASIARLLVCAAWRSALLRRLTGSRDPVLAGVAGAAWPETRGHRDHAAQWVIRMGDGTEGSRERMRAGLARVWPMTRELFAVHPVERRLADAGYAVDPAGLRGEVSDLVDEVLSVARLDFPEPRVFSERDEPSGRSGAHTAALDFLLAETRSEAGLDVEPGSR, encoded by the coding sequence GTGAGAACGCATCGTTGGCAGCACACTTCGGCGATCGTCTCGGTGGCCCAGCGGCACGGAATCGAGGTGGTCATGAACTCTTCGGGTTTCGGAGGCGAGACCGAACAGTTCCCCCGACAGCAGGAGCGGATCCCGGACGCCCGGCCGTCCCCCGGGTGGGAGGTACGCCCGGCCGCGAACAACCCCCTGGCGGGGGTGGACCGCGGGGTTCCCACCGACGTGTCCGTGGCGGATCTCTCGGCCTACTGCTTGATGCTCGGCGACGACGCCCTGGTGCTGTCGTGGCGTTTGGCCCAGTGGTGCCACCGCGGTCCCGACCTGGAGGAGGACCAGGAACAGGTCCGCATCCTGCTGGAGCTGCTCGGCCACGCACGGGAGCTGCTGGGCCGGGCAGCCGCGGTGGAGGGCGGAGCACGGGACGAGAACGCCCTGGCGCGCTCCCGCGGTTCCGAGCAGTTCCGCAACGTGCGGCTCACCGAGCTCGACTGTGGTCCCGGTGCGGGCGGGGACTTCGCCGCTTCGATCGCGCGGTTGTTGGTCTGCGCGGCGTGGCGCAGCGCGCTGCTGCGCAGGCTGACGGGCAGCCGCGACCCCGTGCTGGCCGGAGTGGCCGGGGCGGCGTGGCCCGAGACCCGTGGCCACCGGGATCACGCCGCGCAGTGGGTCATACGTATGGGTGACGGGACGGAGGGCAGCAGGGAACGGATGCGTGCTGGACTGGCCCGTGTCTGGCCCATGACGCGGGAGCTCTTCGCGGTGCACCCCGTGGAGCGGCGACTGGCCGATGCGGGCTACGCCGTGGATCCGGCCGGGCTGCGCGGCGAGGTGTCGGACCTGGTCGACGAGGTCCTTTCCGTTGCCCGGTTGGACTTCCCCGAACCCCGGGTGTTCTCCGAGCGGGACGAGCCGAGCGGACGCAGCGGAGCGCACACGGCGGCACTGGACTTCCTGCTCGCCGAGACCCGAAGCGAGGCGGGCCTCGACGTCGAGCCGGGGTCCCGCTGA
- a CDS encoding inositol monophosphatase family protein: protein MDVTSSQRAGRAEPALVSHALETAGRLANEAADVITATAGKDLRSPQAADPPFDWVTDTGRTLERHTRRILADNFPGVPVLGDEFDASTFGDDAAGLRWVVDPVDGTANYAAGVPWCAYSLAMLDDHGPVVGVVADPYRTQIYAAARGRGMRANGTPVRLGERRRDGSGLVCTEFTRYGPWEGMDRFITNAAADQVGVRVLGSPALAITQVALGQATAAVLPTYGEWDVAGALALAVEAGATVLDRNGHPATLPRDGLLVAAPEMTATAFGWWRRASQAVAETPGAAAVPGTPE from the coding sequence ATGGACGTCACTTCTTCCCAACGGGCCGGGCGCGCGGAACCGGCGCTGGTGTCGCACGCCCTGGAAACAGCGGGCCGCCTGGCCAACGAAGCCGCCGACGTCATCACGGCCACGGCGGGCAAGGACCTCCGGTCCCCGCAGGCCGCCGATCCGCCGTTCGACTGGGTGACCGACACCGGCCGCACCCTCGAGCGGCACACCCGGCGGATCCTCGCCGACAACTTCCCCGGCGTCCCCGTTCTCGGGGACGAGTTCGACGCTTCCACGTTCGGCGACGACGCCGCGGGTCTGCGGTGGGTCGTCGATCCGGTGGACGGGACGGCGAACTACGCGGCCGGGGTGCCCTGGTGCGCCTACAGCCTCGCCATGCTGGACGACCACGGTCCGGTGGTCGGGGTGGTCGCCGATCCGTACCGCACGCAGATCTACGCCGCGGCACGGGGCAGGGGGATGCGCGCCAACGGCACGCCGGTGCGGCTGGGGGAACGCCGCCGGGACGGTTCGGGGCTCGTCTGCACCGAGTTCACCAGGTACGGCCCCTGGGAGGGCATGGACCGCTTCATAACCAACGCCGCGGCCGACCAGGTCGGCGTGCGGGTGCTCGGCTCGCCCGCGCTGGCCATCACCCAGGTGGCGCTGGGGCAGGCGACCGCCGCCGTCCTGCCGACCTACGGCGAGTGGGACGTGGCGGGCGCGCTCGCCCTCGCCGTCGAGGCCGGGGCCACCGTGCTGGACCGGAACGGGCACCCGGCCACCCTGCCCAGGGACGGCCTGCTGGTTGCCGCTCCCGAGATGACCGCGACCGCCTTCGGGTGGTGGCGGCGGGCCTCGCAGGCCGTCGCGGAGACACCGGGGGCCGCAGCGGTTCCCGGAACACCGGAGTAG
- a CDS encoding type II toxin-antitoxin system VapC family toxin, producing the protein MIYLDTSAAIKLLVPETHSAALGAWLTARNEPLISSKLLHIELHRALLRIDASQNTREHAAQMLSGLHLRPIDTVAESAGVLDGQHLRSLDAIHIATALSIAPSPVIVTYDTGMSDHAVHLGLDTATPR; encoded by the coding sequence GTGATCTACCTGGATACCTCAGCCGCGATCAAACTGCTCGTTCCCGAAACTCACTCAGCAGCCCTCGGGGCATGGCTAACCGCGCGTAACGAACCGCTCATCTCCAGCAAACTGCTGCACATCGAGCTGCATCGTGCTCTGCTCCGTATCGACGCGTCCCAAAACACCAGGGAACACGCCGCCCAGATGTTGAGTGGACTACATTTACGCCCGATCGACACGGTTGCCGAGTCGGCGGGTGTACTCGACGGACAACACCTGCGTTCACTGGACGCGATCCATATCGCCACTGCCCTGTCCATCGCCCCTTCACCCGTGATCGTCACTTACGACACGGGAATGTCCGATCACGCGGTCCACCTCGGACTGGACACCGCGACTCCTCGGTAA